From the genome of Pseudoliparis swirei isolate HS2019 ecotype Mariana Trench chromosome 1, NWPU_hadal_v1, whole genome shotgun sequence:
tgtgtgtgttttttggggtCACGCCGAACTTAGTGGGATAGCCTCGAGATAAGATTTGTGAATTTaagatgaaaagaaaatggGGCAAAGATGGGGATATACTGGCACAGAGTTAGTGGATCCTGAggggggagacggagggaggagacggagggaggcagaggaggagggacagatggagagaggggagctggaggagcagacggtTTTGAAGTTGTTTTTTAGAGTTGTTTATTTGACGTTACATAACACCTTTGCTTATGTAGCTGGAGCTcgatgtgtgtgagagggtgtgtgtcttATAGCAGCTTCTCACTGGAGGATGGGGTTTTCTGTGAAAGGCGAAGGTTGCCCGAGCAACGGCCTTCATTGTCATACTGATGCTTGGAATACGACGCACACACCAAGCTTGCGCTGAAACGTCCTTTCAGTACTTTTCAGTACTTCCTGGGTTCAAGATCAtcaggccttcacacacactcactcactgttTCACACGTGCACTCTCACCCTCACCGACGCACTCTCACCCTTCCGTTTTGTGAAGCCTCTCCATCCTGTGTGTGTCGAGGCGCCACACAACTTCAAGTCAATTCCATTTCCACGAGGTACAGATAGCTTTTCAACCCCACCTCACGCTGAGCCGTGATGGACTGATGCTCGGGTTTCTAGATGCCATTATGCTTTTATTGGCTTTTAAAGGCATCGGGTTTCCTCGGTCTGGAGCCGGGGAGGAGCCTCTGCTTCTGTGTGTGCACAATTAGCATCACAGAGGCTAGTAAAGACAGAGCTTTACAGGCCCTTAGGATGGGCTTTAGATGGCTGAGGAGATCCGTTTGTTTTGGTCAAATTTGCAGCAGTGGATGGACTGTTTTCCAACACCTGGAGAAAAACTGAGCCTGTTGTTCTTGCCATCGCAACATTGTACTACTGCAGTAAACTGCAGTAATGGAAGAAGTATTCAGCTctgtatatatgaaaatataattaaaataatttcacTTGTCAAAAACGTTCACTTTGCTTTGTGTTTAGTGGTTTAATCTGTCACAATGTTTTGTATATTCTGTATGTAAAATCTGAAAGATAACCAGGAACCAGATAAATATACTagtcaaattaaaatatatgagAAATATTCAGATAAAGCACATGTACAGAGGTACAGTGCAGTAGTtctacttgagtaaatgtacttaaatACATTCTACcaatgacaaaataaaagcagaaaaATCATTTATCATATTGATAGAGAGACAATGCATTTCTACATAAGTATCTACATGGAATATATTTCCCTGCAAATACTTGAAATAGACACGCTCTTCAAGTACAGTAGCCGTCCGTGTGTCTTGAGACGGTGTAGTACTGTGGTgggaaacatttgtttgtgcagcAGCATGGGCGGTGTCTCCTCGGGCATGCATTTAGTAGCAGTGTTAATTAACCCTTTGTGACGGGTGGGTGCTAAAGCGTGTGTTTAAGAATCGCAGGGATGAGGGATTGAGGtcaagataaagagagagaaagatgaaagAGATGAGTGAAGAGAAAGGAGGGATCAGACTCAAAGTGACCGGAGGCTGAGGTCACTCACTTCAGAGGTTCGACCTCCCCAAACGATCAACGACTAATCTCTCTTACCCTGATGGAGGTTACGCTCTCCCCTCACAGTTGTACAGGTCTGGATTAAGGTGCAGTGATGAGCAGGGAGGAGGCTGTGAAATGACCCATGAGGAACAGTTTTACAGTGCAGCTGTAAAAAATGTAGAGCAGTAGTTATCCAAAGGATACGGAGAATCTTTCTCCTTCAAAGTCCACACAATGAGAGGATTTCACACCAATATTATTGAtatttaaatcattttaaaaggTTCTCAAACCTCTCTCGGTCAGAAACAACTGAACACAAATTGAAGATGTTACCTTGAACTCTGAAATTGATATCTGCTCAACATCAGCAAGTTATCATTGTCAGCATGCTACATTTAGCATGAATGGTCTTAATTGCCAGCTTAAAGTCTTCGTCCCCGTTCCAGTAAAATAGACGATGTGTGCTTAAAGTCGTGGCAAACTTCTGATCGTCAGGTTGCTGCCACGGTGTCGTCCGGTCTGGAATTCATCAGTGTTTTCGTCCTACAACTTTAACCCAATCGCAAAATAGGTTTCAGATTGTACTTATTTCCACCTTCTCGTGTCACTTCTGACGAGGACAGACAACATGTCTTCAAAACGTGCATGTAGAAACAAATGGGTGAGGTCCAGTGACTCTTCGTGGTACAGCCTCACGGAGCTGCGAGCATGACTTGAGACTTGTAGTCTTCTTCACTATTCTGGCATTTTATAGATGAACACGTTAGTGAATCAACGTTATCTTTTTCCTTGGTGTCGTGGTTTGGAGGCCGGTCCTTAAAGAACAGAAAGTCTCTCCATTAGATTGTGAAATGGCCTAGCAGGCTGATTGATGAGTCACAGCTGAGCCCACAGTCCATCTTTAAGGACGATTCCCACCCTTTGCACAGGGAGTTTCAGCTTCCTCCTTCCAGACGGAGGTATTTAATACCAGTGTAGAACAAAGAGTATAAAAACAGCTGCCGTCATTCAGGTGAACAAATTAGAATAATAGCAGTGCACTGATTTGTGGCTTTGTGTGCTTCTATCATCACGTCGGTCTTGTTGTCTGTGTTGATTGTAATGTGTGTCGAGATGAATTCCTCACTTTCCGTTGCAAAACAAGTCTACCTACGGGTACAAATAAAGTAACCTGAGCCTGAACCTGATACGAGCCTCAGTTCAAAAGCTAACAGCTTCTCCATCCTCCTACTTTACAGGCTGAGCATCACTTGTAACTGACACGTAAGCAGAGGCTGAATGAAACCCCTCTCTTCTTGAAAGCTTTGATGTTTCTCTGCCAACATCCCAGCTTTAGATGAACTCATTAAATATGCTCCTCTATGGGGCCTCAGACGGACAGATGTTACCCTGTCCACCATAATGCTGCCTGCACCTCCTGcacgtgtgactgtgtgtgcatgtaatcTGCCAAAGTGCTTTCTCTATTCAAATCAAATGACAAACAGCCCAGTCATTCAGGATGAATAACTCTAATCTCCATCATCTCTGTGTTTCCCCTAGGGACAGACTTGGTCCCCGTCTATTGATGACGAAGGCTCGACGAGAGACGAGTTCTACGACGATGAGGACCTCTACTCGGGCTCCGGCTCcggctgtaagtgtgtgtgtgtgtgtgtgtgtgtgtgtttgaggttaCACACTCAGGTTCTGGTTCTTTCAAAATCGACAGCTGCTGGGTTTCAATCTGCTGACCCTAAAGTCCCTACCCCGCACACCCTCTCCCCGTCCTTGAGTTATGGTCGCTCTGGTCGATGCATGGAAGAATCACATAGAATCAACTATTACAAACATGCCATTTGGCTCAACACACAGGTTTTGATACAGATTAATTCCACTTTTAAAGACAGATACATCCTTACAAACAAGCAGCAAACAGGGCTTGAATTCCCCTCGATCTTATTTGGCCTAATAGGATTACAGTCCACACAGATTAGGCAGTTGTGTCCACCTATTTGCGAGTGTATGTCTGCATTTGAGTGAGCGGACTGTCTGCATTTGTAGGAATTACCTACTTAACGCAAATCATGTTGGTGTAACTCAATCTGATTTTCTGATCTGgctgttgaatcctgaacatggCTTTCCTTATTAAGCATGACTCATGGCCTCGGTTCAGGCTAGAGGCAAGCGCACTCAAAATAAACTACAACAATGAGTGCAGATCTATGCCAGCTGTGTCTAAAACAAGTACTGCTCTAATGTTTGatttaattcattaaaaacacaatcccccccccctatagACCATAAGCATATCAGATGTTTTTCACTCACAACTTTGTCAGCCTAACACACCGAAGGACTCCCATCAGCTACTAACATCTAAGTAGCTTTGTAGCAGTCGGGCCTGGTTCAGTCAACACTTGCAAAGCAGTTATATGTATACAGACATTCATGCATGAAATTGATTTATCTAGGTACGCAAATCAAGAGAGGAAGAATTCGTAACCcgcagatgaaaaaaaagtgtaaattaCGGCAATTACGCGATGCCTTTAGCATACAGTAATAAAGAAGCACAACAAACAATGGGCTGATGGGTCAAAGTTAAGAGTATGGaagatcccacacacacacaatctccttAAGAAGATCATAATTACAATTCAGAGCAGCAGAGGCACCCCTTGTGGTTCAAGCTGCTCAGCAAATGTCTTTATCTGAAAAGCTTGTTTCCAACAGACAGATGTGCATCCTGTGTCACGGCTGCGTCAGAATGTGGCATTTTGAAGCGCCTGATAAGTTTAACAGAAGCTGCATTGTTCGAGTCCATATTTCTAtatcctctccagctcctcggtcaaaccttcatgtctttgtgcctGTGAATTCAATTTGTTCCTCCTTCAAACGAAGGAGCTTCCCTTCTCTAACAGAATCAAAGGTTGTATAATACTATGATGAGATTTAAGAAGAAACAGGATTAGTCTGCGCCATCTTCaatacctcctctcctcctctcctcctctcctctccactgtgTCTAAGCTAGCTGATTTTGACAGGGCTGTTTATGTGCATCCACTTTCAGGtcatctttttataaaaatctACACTCTAAAGCAcggcaaaataaaatgtaaactgtACTTTCTTTTCATCATCAGTCAGCCCTCAACACAACTGCACATCACAGCGAACATCTGGTgaggagagggacagacagcCTCGTCTCAGTTGGTTAAACCTTGTTCTGCGCGCCATGTTTTAACACATTTACTGTAGTTGTtgtcatttacatatttttgtgGTTGCGTTGTCAGAAAGCTAAACGAGCAGAAAGTAATGATTTGATTGCGACTGTGATTGCTGCGCTGAGTTGTCAATGAACTCACGACTGTGATTCGACCAAACAAGCAGagctgtgttgtgtgatgagAGGGGACACACGGTTGTCTTCTTAAAGGAGCTCTGATCTTCCACTTAAAGGTCAGTTTACTATTAATAGGGAGTACTCAGGTGTGTATAGGTTCCTCTATAGATCTGGAGGAgcattcctaaaaaaataaccaCAATGAAATGTCATAGCAACGTCAACAAAGACCTCAAGGAGCGTCGGGTTGGATGTTACAGGCGATGAAAAGGCTGTTACGAGGGAGGCTCTCACGTAAAGTCAATATCTGTAATCGTTACAGATTTTCAcaattctttttttgtctttgcatGTTGAGTCCCACAGCTTTCTGAAAGTGCAAAAGGCTCTTTTCACAGCAGCCATTTTGACATGTCCTAGCAGGGTAAACCTAAGTGTAGTTGATCAAATTAATTATGGTCTTATTCCATTTGTGTCACAGCCGTACCAGTTTTCCAAAAAGCTTTCCCAACAGTGAAATGAAAAGACAAGGCCCGTGGCTTCTTTCTGTTAATAGTCTCACCGGGCAATGCTTCACATTTTATATCACACTATGCCTGTTGTTGATGATATAAAGTAAAGGTGACTTATAACTGTCTAAAATCAAAATGTACAGCCCAGTagagagtgagttagtgagtgttGGTTATATGGGGAATAGGAAACGAGTGTCAAAGGGATTGATTTCAAACACAGCCGAAGTCTCATTTTCtgatttactgtgtgtgttatttactgtgtgtgttatttactgtgtgtgttatttactgtgtgtgggtgcgttGAGTGATAAAGGGGACGTGTGAATGAGTGAGATGTCAAAATGTGTTCATCTCCCCAGCttgttattttttaatgaactcATTTATAAATTAgaaatcctctctcctcctatccAGTTCTTGGCATCAGTGTGAGGCCGACATCGGCAGGTGTGTCCTTCACGACAgaagagcccctcctcctctccaccacgcAGGCCaacggccccgccccctccgccTCACCTGCAGCTGAGCCAAGCCCCAACCCGGAGGAGCCCATCGTCACCCCGATGCCCACTGAAGCTGATGGAGAGAGTGGTATATTCTGGGAAAACGAGAGtgagctggagaaggagagagagagagagttggagagggagagagacaaggagcaAGAGCAAGAGACGCAGAGGGAActggagaacgagagagagagggagaaacagttggagagggagagggagagggaacgagagagggagcgggtccgagagatggagagagagaaggagaaagagagagaacgcgagcgagagagagagcgagagaaagagagagagaggcagaaagagCGTGAGcttgaaagagagaaagagctgGAGCGAATCAGGGTCGCCGCCCAGACCACCGCCGCCCCACGATCCCCTGCAGCCATCCCCGTGGTGACCACCAACCAGACAACCAGCCCGGCAGAAAGTGAGGCGCCCTATGCCGGTTCGGACGACCTgagcaccacagaagaagaagaggacgtCTACCTGTCGCCTGAACCCTCAGCTTATTTCCCAGTCTTTGACATGGAAGCCACCACAGAAGATGACATGTCCACGACAGCAGAGACCACCCCCGAGCCAATGACAGCTGCACCcgccaccaacaccaccaccaccaacaccaccaccaccaccactgtcaAGACCAGGGTCCCCTTCAGGCCCAGGGTTCCCATGACGACAGGCACTCAAGCGGTGCCAACAGAGGGAACGAGCCATCCGCAGCAGCCCACAACTACACAGGTGAGACTGACAGGTAGACGAGTCTATATTTGGTGTGTCACCTACCACAAGAAAACACCAGACTCAACAGCAGCGAGGAGATCGTGTTTTTCATATTCTAagcaaatcccatgaaaagaccaaaaacaTTGACGCACAAGTCCGCTTTATACTTTCACTTCTCGTTACAGTCATCACTCCTGATGATTGTTACGAGGATTTAAATCAGATTGATACCAAACACTTCTGACTTCCTCGTTAACATTGACAGCTTGATTATTTACAGGCCACGGTAGTTCCTCCGATGGCTGTGCTTTTGTTTATTTGCCAGCCGTCCTGCATTGAAACATGATAGATTTTTTTCCTTTGTCTGGTTTTCCACATTGTAATCAAGCTGCCAGTTTTTATGAAGTGTGTATACTCGTGTGCCAATATGAGACTTTCCACTAACTAGAACATACAGAGGCTCATTGTTTCAAAGGAGAACACGGGCCATGGAAATGTTCTCCGTGTCGGTTTGGAATGTGATTACATCAAATGTAGATTTCCGGTTGTTAGTCTAattcttctctttctgtctcaggAGGGTAACAACGAGGCGGGTGCTGCAGGGCCGAGTGGAGACTTCGAGATCCGCGATGATCATCGTAATGGTCTGGGTCGAGGGATAATGCCAGTGGATCCCGATCTGATCGGCAACACGGTGGACGCAGGAAGCTCTGCCGCCCAGCTGCCACAGAAGAAcatcctggagaggaaggaggtgttGATAGGTAAGAACACCTGTTAATTAAGTACATACTAAGGATGTTTTTGTACATTTTAGCGCACATATTTGTCATGCAGCCTTGTGTTAGTCACATGAACCACTTGGTAGCCCCTCTTAGATCAACGGACTGCCTCCCCGTTGCCTCCTGTGGTCTTTCCTGCTTTGTGGGAGCTGCTGTGATGAACTGGCATCACCTCCATCCACGTAGTGCAGTTTCATCACGATAACTGAATGTGCTACTCAGCCCCGTTTGACCCGTTGAGAACAAGCAATCCTCTTCTTGGGTTATCCAACCCCTCCTTTTCCCCTCGTTTCCCCTCTGGGTAAATCCAATTTATGTTCCAagtgccctcccccccccctcttcccaaaGAGCTGCTGTAGAAAGTGAGCGACCAGCCAACTTGCCTCACCTGACTGGCTCTCTGTTTCTCCTTCAGCTGTTCTGATTGGTGGACTGCTGGCGGTGGTTTTCGCTGACTTCCTGGTCATCGGTAAAGAGCAGGAGGCAACAGACTTTAGACTAGACTGTCTGTGTGATAGCAACATGTCAGACTCATACATTCATGCATCGTGCTGCACATGTATAGACACTGTGTTCACTTTCATCTGTGGGAGGAACACGAAAAAGAACACAAGATAACACTTTTGACTTTTCACACTGGTTCAATCTACTTTGTGAGACACTTTTTAGGTGAGAAAGCTAAAATATAAATTCAGCATTGTTTTAAATTGTTGTGTTGCCCTCATTGTTTTTCACGAAATCTATTGCTATTCAGCCTCCCCAAACCTAAACAATGCTTCACAGAACAGTGGCAGGTGCGTCACGATTAGACTAAATCTAACAGGAGTGAGAAGTTTGCATGTCCTCCCTGTGCCATTTGGGGTTTCTCCAGATTCCCTTCACAGTCCCAATACATGCAGGTTAGGTACATTGTTGAATCTAAATTGCCTGTTGGTGTACAGCCCTGTGATTCTGTCGCGACCGGTCCCGGGTGTACTTCGCCTCTCGCCCAATGGCTCCAGCCTCTTTGAGACCTCATAACGGGTTATTGGTAACAGATATTGGATGGATGGAAATCTGTACAGCCATGCTACAGGGCTGTGGTATGATGGATTTAAAGTCATTAGTAACTACAAATGGTGCACTTTAAAGTGTGTAAAAACTCAGATATTACGATTGTTTTGTGCAGAGAAATCCTGGATTGTAAAAGTACATATTTATGCCCAGTGTAACACACAATATTCTCTATCTGCCTAAATATTGTTTACCAATTTGATTTGATTCCAAGAGATATTGTGAAAAGTCAAGACAAGGCAATACTTTTGCTGTGACAGTGCATGATGAAAAGTTACATTATTCTAAATAGTCCAGCCTTTGTCCTCTCatattggcagaaatggaataaaCAAAGTAAACACCTCCCACACAATTAATAGAAACAAAGTGTTCCTCAAGCATTTTGGATAATTAACACTTTGTTCACCGTTCTGGCATCAAGACCGATTAGTTTCGCGAAGGAAAGTTTGTTACTTTCCATTTTATGACCACACAATCTATCGCGCGCAGCAAGAGTTCATTAGCGATGTGTGCAGAAGAAGGCGGTCGAATGCAGCTGCTGCAGTTTGGTTACACCGGCCCCATCGGGCTCAACTACCATGGAGCTCTGCAGGGCTGCAATTTAGCACAACGCTGTTGGCCACTCAGGATGAATGTTGGCACATTCAGGCTCATCAGTCTTCACTTAGCAGCAAGGTGCGAGGGATGCTGTGGTAGTTTTGCTCTGCTTTCAGACTCGGCGTGTTTGATACTGTGGTAGTCTGCATCAGGATGTGGCTCTCATAGTGTTTTagtggttttttgttgttgtgttttcaggATCTGTAATGTTCTGGTTTATCAaaccctctctttctgtcttccttCAGCGGTGATAGTGGGAGGAGTAGTGGGCGCCTTGTTTGCGGCCTTCCTCGTGATGTTGCTGGTCtacaggatgaagaagaaggacgagGGGAGCTACACACTGGAGGAACCCAAACAGGCCACCGTCACCTACCAGAAACC
Proteins encoded in this window:
- the sdc3 gene encoding putative uncharacterized protein DDB_G0271982 isoform X4: MKLPWLLALTALLAHTATGQTWSPSIDDEGSTRDEFYDDEDLYSGSGSGFSPQHNCTSQRTSVLGISVRPTSAGVSFTTEEPLLLSTTQANGPAPSASPAAEPSPNPEEPIVTPMPTEADGESGIFWENESELEKERERELERERDKEQEQETQRELENEREREKQLERERERERERERVREMEREKEKEREREREREREKERERQKERELEREKELERIRVAAQTTAAPRSPAAIPVVTTNQTTSPAESEAPYAGSDDLSTTEEEEDVYLSPEPSAYFPVFDMEATTEDDMSTTAETTPEPMTAAPATNTTTTNTTTTTTVKTRVPFRPRVPMTTGTQAVPTEGTSHPQQPTTTQEGNNEAGAAGPSGDFEIRDDHRNGLGRGIMPVDPDLIGNTVDAGSSAAQLPQKNILERKEVLIAPLRSTDCLPVASCGLSCFVGAAVMNWHHLHPRSAVSSR
- the sdc3 gene encoding syndecan-3 isoform X5 translates to MKLPWLLALTALLAHTATGQTWSPSIDDEGSTRDEFYDDEDLYSGSGSGFLGISVRPTSAGVSFTTEEPLLLSTTQANGPAPSASPAAEPSPNPEEPIVTPMPTEADGESGIFWENESELEKERERELERERDKEQEQETQRELENEREREKQLERERERERERERVREMEREKEKEREREREREREKERERQKERELEREKELERIRVAAQTTAAPRSPAAIPVVTTNQTTSPAESEAPYAGSDDLSTTEEEEDVYLSPEPSAYFPVFDMEATTEDDMSTTAETTPEPMTAAPATNTTTTNTTTTTTVKTRVPFRPRVPMTTGTQAVPTEGTSHPQQPTTTQEGNNEAGAAGPSGDFEIRDDHRNGLGRGIMPVDPDLIGNTVDAGSSAAQLPQKNILERKEVLIAVIVGGVVGALFAAFLVMLLVYRMKKKDEGSYTLEEPKQATVTYQKPDKQEEFYA
- the sdc3 gene encoding syndecan-3 isoform X1; protein product: MKLPWLLALTALLAHTATGQTWSPSIDDEGSTRDEFYDDEDLYSGSGSGFSPQHNCTSQRTSVLGISVRPTSAGVSFTTEEPLLLSTTQANGPAPSASPAAEPSPNPEEPIVTPMPTEADGESGIFWENESELEKERERELERERDKEQEQETQRELENEREREKQLERERERERERERVREMEREKEKEREREREREREKERERQKERELEREKELERIRVAAQTTAAPRSPAAIPVVTTNQTTSPAESEAPYAGSDDLSTTEEEEDVYLSPEPSAYFPVFDMEATTEDDMSTTAETTPEPMTAAPATNTTTTNTTTTTTVKTRVPFRPRVPMTTGTQAVPTEGTSHPQQPTTTQEGNNEAGAAGPSGDFEIRDDHRNGLGRGIMPVDPDLIGNTVDAGSSAAQLPQKNILERKEVLIAVLIGGLLAVVFADFLVIAVIVGGVVGALFAAFLVMLLVYRMKKKDEGSYTLEEPKQATVTYQKPDKQEEFYA
- the sdc3 gene encoding syndecan-3 isoform X3, which gives rise to MKLPWLLALTALLAHTATGQTWSPSIDDEGSTRDEFYDDEDLYSGSGSGFSPQHNCTSQRTSVLGISVRPTSAGVSFTTEEPLLLSTTQANGPAPSASPAAEPSPNPEEPIVTPMPTEADGESGIFWENESELEKERERELERERDKEQEQETQRELENEREREKQLERERERERERERVREMEREKEKEREREREREREKERERQKERELEREKELERIRVAAQTTAAPRSPAAIPVVTTNQTTSPAESEAPYAGSDDLSTTEEEEDVYLSPEPSAYFPVFDMEATTEDDMSTTAETTPEPMTAAPATNTTTTNTTTTTTVKTRVPFRPRVPMTTGTQAVPTEGTSHPQQPTTTQEGNNEAGAAGPSGDFEIRDDHRNGLGRGIMPVDPDLIGNTVDAGSSAAQLPQKNILERKEVLIAVIVGGVVGALFAAFLVMLLVYRMKKKDEGSYTLEEPKQATVTYQKPDKQEEFYA
- the sdc3 gene encoding syndecan-3 isoform X2, with the protein product MKLPWLLALTALLAHTATGQTWSPSIDDEGSTRDEFYDDEDLYSGSGSGFLGISVRPTSAGVSFTTEEPLLLSTTQANGPAPSASPAAEPSPNPEEPIVTPMPTEADGESGIFWENESELEKERERELERERDKEQEQETQRELENEREREKQLERERERERERERVREMEREKEKEREREREREREKERERQKERELEREKELERIRVAAQTTAAPRSPAAIPVVTTNQTTSPAESEAPYAGSDDLSTTEEEEDVYLSPEPSAYFPVFDMEATTEDDMSTTAETTPEPMTAAPATNTTTTNTTTTTTVKTRVPFRPRVPMTTGTQAVPTEGTSHPQQPTTTQEGNNEAGAAGPSGDFEIRDDHRNGLGRGIMPVDPDLIGNTVDAGSSAAQLPQKNILERKEVLIAVLIGGLLAVVFADFLVIAVIVGGVVGALFAAFLVMLLVYRMKKKDEGSYTLEEPKQATVTYQKPDKQEEFYA